Proteins from a genomic interval of Salmo trutta chromosome 39, fSalTru1.1, whole genome shotgun sequence:
- the LOC115179599 gene encoding SLIT and NTRK-like protein 6 — MLPRIVFLCSFFAAACFQDIQPSKAFLSESCDSLCTCEEKDGILYLNCEERNISKISQIKVPSALPFHLNLYKNDLVELHAEDLEGLKNAVSLHLGANSIQELEPGVFSALGSLKKLHINSNFLVMLKEDTFHGLVNLEFLQADTNFIRVVEPGAFSKLIRLKVLILNDNAIEFLPSNIFRFVPLTHLDLRGNQLQTLPYVGFLEHIGRIMELLLEDNDWMCDCEILHLKIWMENMRAQSAIGEVVCSSPHHLRGTILAKIKRDVLCPSHADINLEEPSKSLDMVVTPSSKVAEIPKLEDAKDDVKIPTAAYVPGSPCVEHCSCHNHPVAGFLMHCQDRGIQRISDIGILEQSPTKLVLTGNMIQRLLKYDFVIYDGLELLNLANNRIDYIDNETFLSLSNLKKLYLNGNRIETLSATMFIGLHNLEYLYLEYNIIKEIVPGAFNPLPNLKLLSLNNNLLTSLPLQIFRNVPLTKLNLRKNLLMHLPVSNVLDQLDSLEQIYLEDNPWDCSCDLISLKQWVEKLRKDTVVGSILCHTPRKVAKAELRALRNELLCRGLVTYSLPTDEDETTTVATDGARSGFFSSITDSVPLSVLILSLLVIFLMVIFCSAGIVAFLVHRRRRRVKKKQAEEQPRESSSPIHLQYSMYGQKTTHHTLGQRTGSTVYDECSHSPIVQICRNPTYCTQHKEYESDLNELDEPKHICRSIMETENTSPLTGSNLKFRAVTSDCPTEFVTLGDASSLYKNILERERVRELQQLGITEYLRKNMSQLQPTVEMQVPGHHEELKLMETIMLSRPRKVMVEQTKNEYFELKANLHTEPDYLEVLEHQTAFN; from the coding sequence ATGCTACCCCGCATCGTTTTCCTTTGCTCATTTTTCGCTGCTGCTTGTTTCCAAGACATCCAGCCCTCCAAGGCATTTCTGAGTGAGTCCTGTGACTCATTGTGTACTTGTGAAGAAAAAGATGGCATCCTGTATCTTAACTGTGAGGAGAGAAATATCAGCAAGATCTCCCAAATCAAAGTGCCGTCAGCTCTACCTTTCCACCTCAATCTGTACAAAAACGACTTGGTGGAGTTGCATGCAGAAGACTTGGAAGGTTTAAAGAATGCTGTTTCACTTCATCTCGGGGCTAATAGCATACAAGAGCTTGAACCTGGGGTCTTTAGTGCACTGGGCTCCTTGAAGAAGCTCCACATCAACAGTAATTTCCTGGTCATGTTGAAGGAAGACACTTTTCACGGCTTGGTAAATTTGGAGTTTCTCCAGGCGGACACAAACTTCATCCGCGTGGTCGAGCCGGGGGCATTCAGCAAACTCATCCGCCTCAAAGTTCTGATCCTCAACGACAACGCCATTGAGTTTCTTCCCAGCAATATTTTCCGGTTTGTTCCACTCACCCACTTGGACCTGCGGGGGAACCAGTTACAGACCCTGCCTTACGTTGGCTTCCTGGAGCACATTGGGCGGATCATGGAGCTTCTTCTGGAGGACAACGACTGGATGTGCGATTGTGAGATCCTTCATCTGAAGATCTGGATGGAGAACATGCGGGCCCAGTCGGCCATTGGGGAGGTGGTCTGCAGCAGCCCCCACCACCTCAGGGGCACCATCCTAGCCAAAATCAAACGGGATGTTCTCTGCCCCTCTCACGCTGATATCAACTTAGAGGAGCCTTCCAAGTCACTCGACATGGTGGTCACTCCATCTTCCAAAGTGGCAGAGATTCCGAAGTTGGAGGACGCCAAGGATGACGTAAAGATTCCGACAGCTGCTTATGTTCCAGGGAGTCCTTGTGTGGAGCACTGTTCTTGTCACAATCACCCTGTGGCTGGGTTTTTAATGCATTGTCAGGATAGAGGGATTCAACGGATTTCGGATATTGGAATACTTGAGCAAAGCCCCACCAAGCTGGTGCTCACAGGAAACATGATTCAGAGACTGTTGAAATATGACTTTGTCATATATGATGGTTTGGAGTTATTGAATTTAGCCAACAATCGAATTGATTACATTGACAATGAAACTTTTCTCAGCTTAAGCAATTTGAAAAAACTTTATCTCAACGGCAACAGAATTGAAACCCTTTCCGCGACCATGTTCATTGGACTTCACAACCTTGAATACCTATATTTGGAATATAACATTATCAAAGAAATTGTTCCAGGAGCTTTTAATCCTTTGCCAAATCTCAAACTCTTGTCTTTGAATAACAATctgctgactagtctcccattgcAGATATTTCGCAACGTGCCCCTCACCAAACTGAACCTGAGAAAAAATCTGCTCATGCACCTGCCTGTTAGCAACGTGCTGGACCAGCTTGACTCTTTAGAGCAGATTTATTTAGAGGACAACCCCTGGGACTGCAGCTGTGACTTAATCAGTCTCAAACAGTGGGTTGAGAAGCTGAGGAAGGACACAGTCGTAGGTTCCATTTTGTGTCACACACCGAGAAAAGTGGCAAAGGCTGAGCTGAGGGCCCTCAGAAACGAGTTGCTGTGCCGCGGCCTAGTGACCTACTCCTTGCCCACAGATGAGGACGAGACAACCACAGTGGCGACTGACGGCGCTAGAAGTGGTTTCTTCAGCTCAATCACAGACTCAGTTCCGCTCTCCGTTCTGATCCTTAGCTTGCTCGTCATCTTCCTCATGGTCATCTTCTGTTCAGCAGGGATCGTGGCATTCCTCGTTCACAGACGGCGAAGGAGGGTGAAGAAGAAACAGGCGGAAGAGCAGCCGCGGGAGAGCAGCAGCCCCATCCACCTGCAATACAGCATGTACGGCCAGAAAACCACCCACCACACACTGGGGCAGAGGACAGGAAGCACCGTGTACGACGAGTGCTCACATAGCCCCATCGTCCAGATCTGCCGCAACCCCACCTACTGCACTCAGCATAAAGAATATGAGTCTGACCTCAATGAACTGGACGAACCAAAGCACATCTGTCGTAGCATCATGGAGACAGAGAACACTTCCCCTCTCACAGGCTCTAATTTGAAGTTCAGAGCTGTGACGTCAGACTGTCCAACTGAGTTCGTAACACTCGGAGATGCGAGCTCCCTCTATAAAAACAtactagagagggagagggttaggGAGCTGCAGCAGCTCGGAATTACTGAATACCTCAGGAAAAACATGTCCCAGCTACAACCAACGGTAGAGATGCAGGTCCCAGGACACCACGAGGAACTGAAATTAATGGAGACTATTATGTTGTCAAGACCGAGGAAGGTAATGGTGGAACAAACGAAAAACGAGTACTTTGAACTCAAAGCTAACCTACACACCGAGCCAGATTATTTGGAGGTTCTGGAGCATCAAACTGCATTTAACTGA